In one window of Brassica rapa cultivar Chiifu-401-42 chromosome A07, CAAS_Brap_v3.01, whole genome shotgun sequence DNA:
- the LOC117126815 gene encoding uncharacterized protein LOC117126815, with protein sequence MHLRGNWLLETIDSSKTVSDEKKAKAIIFLRHHIHDGLKDEYITKEDPYDLWKSLKDRFDHQKYVILPKAKHEWIHLRFQDYKSVSEFNSAMFGITSRMMLCGEKISDYDMIEKTLCTFHPENVILQQQYRVSGYTRYSELMQVLLVAEQNNQLVTLNHQARPTGSAPFPEANVASSSYDNKRGRGRGRGGNRYHGRGRRRGRRFRPYDKRNNKDFHENERNEKGQDDKRQTGKLCYRCGMKGHWVRTCRTPKHLADLYRESQKGKEKGRGETNFISDEPGPSFHGLNDDTHLDVSDFLVEPESIDE encoded by the coding sequence ATGCACCTGAGAGGAAACTGGCTTTTGGAAACCATCGATAGTTCAAAAACGGTGTCGGATGAGAAAAAGGCTAAAGCCATAATATTTTTACGACACCACATCCATGATGGTTTAAAGGATGAATATATTACGAAAGAGGATCCTTATGACCTCTGGAAATCTTTAAAAGATAGGTTTGATCACCAGAAATATGTGATCTTACCGAAAGCTAAACACGAGTGGATCCATCTCCGGTTCCAGGATTACAAAAGTGTTAGTGAGTTTAATTCCGCGATGTTCGGAATTACTTCGAGGATGATGTTATGTGGAGAGAAAATAAGTGATTATGATATGATCGAGAAAACTCTCTGCACGTTCCATCCTGAAAATGTAATCCTGCAGCAACAGTACCGGGTGAGTGGATATACCCGTTACTCGGAGTTGATGCAAGTCCTCCTTGTAGCGGAGCAGAATAATCAACTCGTGACTTTAAACCATCAAGCTCGTCCCACTGGATCTGCTCCATTCCCTGAAGCGAATGTTGCATCATCCAGTTATGATAATAAAAGAGGACGAGGTCGTGGACGTGGTGGAAACCGTTATCATGGTCGTGGAagaagacgaggaagaagattcCGTCCCTAtgataaaagaaataataaagacTTTCACGAAAATGAAAGGAATGAAAAAGGCCAGGATGATAAAAGGCAAACGGGAAAGCTTTGCTACAGATGCGGCATGAAAGGTCATTGGGTACGTACTTGTCGTACACCAAAACATTTAGCCGATCTATATAGAGAATCCCAAAAGGGAAAAGAGAAAGGAAGAGGTGAAACTAACTTCATCTCTGATGAACCTGGGCCATCCTTTCATGGTTTAAACGATGATACTCATCTCGACGTATCAGACTTTCTGGTTGAGCCAGAGAGTATCGATGAGTGA